Below is a window of Shewanella khirikhana DNA.
TTTTTGTTGCAGTGCTTTGGGGCACATGTTGCCTGTGGCTGCGTCCACATCAACAAAATCGATATCGGCACCGCAGTAAAGTGCGCAGTTGGCAGAAGCAACGAAGGTAATTGGCGAGGTCCACACAAGGTCACCGGGCCCAACGCTCAGCGCCAGACAGGCAAGGTGCAGCGCCGAGGTGGCGCTGTTAACCGCCACCGCATATTTCGCACCTGTGTAGTCACACACCGCTTGTTCGAACGCAGGCACCTTAGGGCCCTGGGTCAACCAATCAGACTGAAGTACTTCAACAACAGCATCGATATCAGCCTGGTTTAAATCCTGTTTGCCGTAGGGGATCATGCCTTGGCATCCAGTTCGATAATCTCGTCCACTGTCAAAAAGTGTGGGTTGGTCCCAGAGTTGTATTCAAAGCCCATCTCGACCGGCTTACCTTTTTCACCAAGGGCGTTGGTACAAAAATCGGATTCACGGCCAAAGAATTTAATGCTGGGGGTGATAACGAAGTGGTCGTCAAATTCGAGGGTGTGATGGGAATCGTCGGCCGGACACATGATTTCATGCATTTTCTCCCCCGGACGGATCCCTATGATGGCCTGCTTAAGCTCAGGCGCGTAAGCACTGGCCAGATCGGTAATACGAATCGAGGGGATCTTGGGCACGAACAGCTCACCGCCCTGCATCCTGGCAAAATTTTTCAGAACAAAATCAACCCCATCCTGCAGAGTGATCCAGAAGCGGGTCATATCCGGATGAGTAATGGGCAAGGAATCGACGCCATCGGCAATCAGTTTTTTAAACAGGGGCACCACCGAACCACGGGAGCCAACCACGTTGCCATACCGCACCGCCGAGAAACGGGTTTTGCCCCCGCCGGTGATATTGTTGGCGGCGATAAAAAGCTTGTCCGATGCCAGCTTAGTCGCA
It encodes the following:
- the pseB gene encoding UDP-N-acetylglucosamine 4,6-dehydratase (inverting), translated to MFNNKSILITGGTGSFGRKYVQTLLARYKPKRLIIYSRDELKQYEMQQIFNEPCMRYFIGDVRDADRLMYAFKDVDFVIHAAAMKQVPAAEYNPMECIKTNIHGAENVIRASIANQVSKVIALSTDKAANPINLYGATKLASDKLFIAANNITGGGKTRFSAVRYGNVVGSRGSVVPLFKKLIADGVDSLPITHPDMTRFWITLQDGVDFVLKNFARMQGGELFVPKIPSIRITDLASAYAPELKQAIIGIRPGEKMHEIMCPADDSHHTLEFDDHFVITPSIKFFGRESDFCTNALGEKGKPVEMGFEYNSGTNPHFLTVDEIIELDAKA